In Fibrobacter sp. UWR2, the following are encoded in one genomic region:
- a CDS encoding glycosyltransferase, whose product MQLRKQEEIMAKWPADAEPLVCVRCATYKQEKFIAECLEGFLIQETDFPFEVIVHDDASPDGTADIIREYAAKYPKIIKPYIETENQWSKKDGSFMRIMYSLSKRKYIAMCEGDDYWIDPHKLQTQVSFLESHPDYSMTFHDAEVKDEPGVPPMESVYSKLEDRDYSATEIYENWVIPTASMVYRREVIDFPIKNPQNILNGDIFLGEKCAHMGKIRCFNKKMSVYRRQPSGCTWDENLKKARARALPNHIRELKANFPKIKSKKINVDLCRSIIHVAHIDGKKKHLKDLMQAFVLSPSTFIKALSKKKFF is encoded by the coding sequence ATGCAACTACGAAAACAAGAAGAAATCATGGCGAAATGGCCTGCCGACGCAGAGCCGCTTGTTTGCGTCCGCTGTGCAACGTATAAACAGGAAAAATTCATCGCAGAATGCCTAGAAGGATTCCTAATCCAGGAAACCGATTTCCCGTTCGAAGTTATCGTCCATGACGACGCCTCCCCCGATGGCACGGCTGACATTATCCGGGAGTACGCAGCCAAGTATCCCAAGATAATCAAGCCCTATATCGAAACCGAAAATCAATGGTCCAAAAAAGACGGGTCTTTTATGAGAATCATGTATTCGCTCTCCAAGCGCAAATATATCGCCATGTGCGAAGGAGACGACTACTGGATTGACCCGCACAAATTGCAGACACAGGTCTCGTTCCTCGAAAGCCACCCCGACTATTCCATGACATTCCACGATGCCGAAGTCAAGGACGAACCCGGCGTTCCGCCAATGGAATCTGTCTATTCGAAACTTGAAGACCGCGACTACTCGGCCACCGAAATATACGAGAACTGGGTCATACCGACAGCTTCCATGGTTTACAGGCGCGAAGTCATTGACTTCCCCATAAAGAATCCACAGAACATTTTGAACGGAGACATTTTCCTTGGCGAAAAGTGCGCCCACATGGGAAAAATCCGCTGTTTCAACAAAAAGATGTCTGTCTACCGCAGGCAACCAAGCGGATGCACATGGGACGAGAATCTTAAAAAAGCGAGAGCACGAGCCCTGCCCAACCACATTCGCGAACTCAAGGCAAACTTTCCCAAAATCAAATCAAAAAAAATCAACGTAGATTTGTGCCGCAGCATCATTCACGTAGCCCATATCGACGGAAAAAAGAAACACCTGAAGGACTTGATGCAGGCGTTCGTCCTTTCTCCATCCACGTTTATCAAGGCCCTAAGCAAAAAGAAGTTCTTCTAG
- a CDS encoding glycosyltransferase family 4 protein, which yields MKKILLISNRVMHYRSRIYNKFFDMFKELGYEFHVASNDFQKVDFPIRYIRHDAPFSTRNYTRLIAEIKPDVCINFLHLKDKIIIPLTFYCRWKKIPMIYWNHGINIKTPDAKLKNSIFHFIHTISSAIILYSPAQLKYLSKRNQKKTFIAKNTLDFSDVDRKALRTPDEVKAAYGIKEKRVILYISRILPYKGLDILLEQFKDCTNTALVVVGGGISEQQQAMIDSNPHYYYLGEKYGKDVDEIYQIGDVFSTPGHIGLALNQAMFWGIPVVVLNRIHAPEIIYLKQGENGFIVDSEAELKSKILEICNDTELHSRMSAAARHTYETEMQIENMFQGFIDAIRFVAEPYR from the coding sequence ATGAAAAAGATTCTCCTGATTTCGAACCGCGTGATGCACTACCGCAGCCGCATCTACAACAAGTTCTTCGACATGTTCAAGGAACTCGGTTACGAATTCCATGTGGCGAGCAACGACTTCCAGAAGGTCGACTTCCCCATTCGCTACATCCGGCACGACGCTCCTTTCAGTACCAGGAACTACACCAGGCTCATCGCCGAAATCAAGCCCGACGTGTGTATCAACTTCCTGCACCTAAAGGATAAAATCATCATTCCGCTCACGTTCTACTGCCGATGGAAAAAGATTCCCATGATTTACTGGAATCACGGGATCAATATCAAGACGCCCGACGCGAAACTCAAGAATTCCATCTTCCACTTCATCCACACTATCAGCAGCGCAATTATCCTCTATTCGCCCGCGCAGCTGAAATACCTGAGCAAGCGGAACCAGAAAAAGACGTTTATCGCGAAGAACACCCTCGACTTTTCCGATGTCGACCGGAAGGCGTTGCGTACGCCCGACGAAGTCAAGGCGGCCTACGGCATCAAGGAAAAACGCGTCATCCTCTACATTTCGCGCATCCTCCCCTACAAGGGGCTCGACATTCTGCTGGAACAGTTCAAGGACTGCACGAATACCGCACTCGTCGTTGTCGGCGGCGGGATAAGCGAACAGCAGCAGGCCATGATCGATTCCAACCCGCACTACTACTACCTCGGCGAAAAGTACGGCAAGGACGTCGATGAAATCTACCAGATTGGCGATGTATTCAGCACGCCGGGCCACATCGGGCTCGCGCTGAACCAAGCCATGTTCTGGGGCATTCCCGTCGTGGTACTGAACCGCATCCACGCGCCCGAAATCATCTATCTAAAGCAGGGCGAGAACGGGTTCATCGTCGATTCGGAAGCGGAACTCAAGTCAAAAATCCTTGAAATATGCAACGACACGGAACTGCACAGCCGCATGTCCGCAGCCGCACGCCATACCTACGAGACCGAGATGCAAATCGAGAACATGTTCCAGGGCTTTATCGACGCAATCCGCTTTGTAGCAGAGCCATATAGATAA
- a CDS encoding glycosyltransferase: MTNYSIVIPHYNLPALLRRCLGSIPQRDDIQVIVVDDGSSEESKSALEDIGIDFPNVQVVYQENLGGGAARNRGLAEAKGKFVMFADADDYFCKNFIELVDRYATQDNDIVYFNANFVDADTGKPAKQKNHVDEIIKLYKKNATKGETLLRYYFGEPWCKMVRRSIIEDNGIRFEQTKIHNDTRFSYLVGYFAKNMAVCGEPIYNYIVRQGSVSKIISDDRLIARVSVFGQKNRFLQEHGIDFFDKLMVWPFKYCKEHGKGDIYMRCLEEAAKYGYDEKFIRKLLRQNKIETFLPRVKKKICKMMGIKK, from the coding sequence ATGACCAATTACTCCATAGTCATCCCCCACTACAACTTGCCGGCGCTGCTAAGGCGCTGCCTTGGGAGCATTCCGCAGAGGGATGACATACAGGTAATTGTCGTTGACGATGGCAGCAGCGAAGAAAGCAAGTCCGCCCTGGAAGATATCGGGATCGATTTTCCTAACGTGCAGGTTGTCTACCAGGAAAACCTTGGCGGTGGTGCCGCAAGGAACAGGGGCCTTGCCGAAGCAAAAGGCAAGTTCGTCATGTTCGCGGACGCAGACGACTACTTCTGCAAGAATTTCATCGAACTGGTCGACAGGTACGCCACCCAAGATAACGATATCGTCTACTTTAACGCAAACTTTGTCGATGCCGACACGGGCAAGCCCGCCAAACAAAAGAACCACGTAGACGAAATCATCAAGCTGTACAAGAAGAATGCCACAAAAGGCGAAACGCTGCTGCGCTACTATTTCGGCGAGCCCTGGTGCAAGATGGTACGCCGTTCCATCATCGAGGACAACGGAATCCGATTCGAGCAGACAAAGATTCACAACGACACCAGGTTCTCTTACCTGGTCGGGTACTTCGCCAAGAACATGGCCGTCTGCGGGGAACCGATATACAACTACATCGTCCGCCAGGGCAGCGTATCGAAAATCATTTCCGACGACAGGCTTATCGCCCGCGTCTCCGTTTTCGGGCAGAAGAACAGGTTCCTGCAGGAACACGGCATCGACTTTTTCGACAAGCTGATGGTATGGCCGTTCAAGTACTGCAAGGAGCACGGCAAGGGCGACATCTACATGCGATGCCTGGAAGAGGCGGCAAAATACGGGTACGACGAGAAATTCATCCGCAAGCTGCTCCGCCAGAACAAAATCGAGACATTCCTCCCGCGTGTCAAGAAAAAAATCTGCAAGATGATGGGAATCAAGAAGTAA
- a CDS encoding TDP-N-acetylfucosamine:lipid II N-acetylfucosaminyltransferase, giving the protein MRVAHLSLDEKFIDCAIDQFKELEGVDSTFCALSNGDIFKYIKSDNVLMFHSSDEMVDYINSHGFDYVVIHSLCISPRYLLKLSLPILWNSWGYDIYSDRSDPFQKILNLSLYKPMTRRIAKVGPQTLKDRAILVLRKFGILSKKQKRYYQLIKKIRHISVVLPSEFTEIKKRFPHFELYPFRYIERNTENEDTVLLPNKDERYSRRILLGNSNDPTNNHLDILHKLNSIGKEYEVFIPFSYPNTDPKYIQSVIDRSKEFKNLKITFIKDFMPFEEYSKILKSCQSAIFGHFRQQAVGNISYMMKTGRNVFFYEGSTLYSFYKNNGYKVFSLDSELDSEHIETPLSMDDRKSNHDKNAAKHDYQAYIQKLQAFFDSLR; this is encoded by the coding sequence ATGAGAGTCGCCCACCTGAGTCTTGATGAAAAGTTCATCGATTGTGCCATTGACCAATTCAAAGAACTGGAGGGAGTCGACTCCACTTTTTGTGCGCTGTCGAACGGTGATATTTTCAAGTACATAAAAAGCGATAATGTCCTTATGTTCCATTCATCCGACGAGATGGTGGACTACATCAACAGTCATGGTTTCGATTACGTCGTAATCCATTCTCTTTGCATCAGCCCAAGATACCTTCTAAAACTAAGCCTCCCTATTCTTTGGAATTCATGGGGCTATGACATTTATTCAGACCGGTCAGATCCTTTCCAAAAAATTCTGAACTTGTCTCTATATAAGCCAATGACTCGGCGCATTGCCAAAGTCGGTCCACAAACGCTAAAGGACAGAGCGATCCTAGTCCTCAGAAAATTCGGAATTCTTTCCAAGAAACAGAAAAGGTACTATCAATTAATAAAAAAGATACGCCACATATCTGTCGTACTGCCTTCCGAATTCACAGAAATAAAGAAGAGATTCCCGCACTTTGAGCTCTACCCATTCCGGTACATTGAAAGAAACACAGAAAACGAAGACACCGTATTATTACCCAACAAGGACGAGCGCTATTCAAGGAGAATTCTACTCGGCAACAGCAACGACCCGACAAATAACCACCTAGACATACTCCATAAATTGAATTCCATCGGCAAGGAATACGAAGTCTTCATTCCGTTTAGTTATCCAAATACCGACCCAAAATACATTCAGAGCGTAATAGACAGAAGCAAGGAATTCAAAAACCTCAAAATAACGTTCATAAAGGATTTCATGCCATTCGAAGAATATTCGAAAATATTGAAATCCTGCCAGTCCGCAATTTTCGGGCATTTCCGTCAGCAAGCCGTAGGGAACATTTCCTACATGATGAAAACAGGAAGGAACGTTTTCTTTTACGAAGGTTCGACCCTGTATTCATTCTACAAAAACAATGGCTACAAAGTCTTTTCTCTAGACAGCGAATTAGACTCCGAGCACATTGAGACTCCGTTAAGCATGGATGACCGGAAGAGCAATCACGACAAAAATGCAGCCAAGCATGATTACCAGGCGTACATCCAAAAATTGCAGGCTTTTTTTGACAGTCTCCGCTAA
- a CDS encoding NAD/NADP-dependent octopine/nopaline dehydrogenase family protein, with the protein MKVAVIGAGNSGCAQSIKLMQNGHQVNLIKTSHSLHDDNFEQLLKTGEISCLDTTDNNREFSLKPNMITRDIEKGLDGAEAVMILTQSLQHRELAKKIGPFLKEGQIVFLIPGNMGSTQFANHTKGKHIIYVEGESTPYDARIIAPGKVEILFKNVRNAVSFLHKEDEKYLPVVTSLFGTHKYLRTNIVESTLHNPNMVVHTIGTIMSASRIEYSKGEFWMYRESFSPAIWNLVEQLDDEKKQVIRAYGGKNAINYLDACKWRNEEDLSIDSLQVFKNYAATGGPKGPASLDTRYIYEDVPMELCMLEKLAAEKGISTPIASALITIASALKSTDYRMMSYEISDVIDYIQ; encoded by the coding sequence ATGAAAGTAGCGGTCATTGGAGCAGGCAATTCCGGTTGCGCACAGTCCATCAAGTTGATGCAGAACGGTCACCAGGTCAATCTAATCAAGACTTCGCACAGTCTGCACGACGACAACTTCGAACAGCTTTTGAAAACTGGCGAAATCAGTTGCCTTGACACCACAGACAACAACAGGGAATTTTCTCTCAAGCCCAACATGATCACCCGTGACATCGAAAAGGGCTTGGATGGCGCCGAAGCGGTCATGATCTTGACCCAGAGTCTACAGCACCGCGAACTTGCAAAAAAGATCGGTCCGTTCCTGAAAGAAGGCCAGATTGTATTCTTGATTCCAGGCAACATGGGTTCGACTCAATTCGCCAACCACACCAAGGGCAAGCACATCATTTACGTTGAAGGCGAATCAACCCCATATGACGCCCGCATTATCGCCCCTGGGAAAGTCGAAATTCTTTTCAAGAACGTCCGCAACGCTGTATCGTTCCTCCACAAAGAAGATGAAAAGTATCTGCCCGTCGTTACTTCCTTATTCGGCACGCACAAGTACCTGAGAACGAACATTGTCGAATCGACCTTGCATAACCCCAACATGGTCGTCCACACAATCGGCACCATCATGTCCGCTAGCAGAATCGAATATTCCAAGGGAGAATTCTGGATGTACCGCGAATCGTTCTCACCGGCCATCTGGAACTTAGTCGAACAACTGGACGACGAAAAAAAACAGGTAATCCGAGCCTACGGCGGAAAGAATGCCATCAATTACCTAGACGCATGCAAGTGGCGTAACGAGGAAGACCTTTCTATCGACAGCCTGCAAGTCTTCAAGAACTATGCTGCAACCGGTGGCCCCAAGGGTCCGGCCAGCTTGGACACCCGTTATATTTACGAAGATGTTCCGATGGAATTGTGCATGCTCGAAAAGCTTGCCGCCGAAAAAGGGATTTCGACACCTATCGCATCGGCATTGATTACGATAGCATCCGCTCTGAAGTCGACCGACTATCGAATGATGAGCTACGAGATTTCCGACGTAATCGACTACATACAATAA
- a CDS encoding acetyl-CoA carboxylase biotin carboxylase subunit family protein, which translates to MNDLKGKKLLIIGATTTECDIVRYAKAAGVYTIVADYLPDSPAKKVADKPVLINALDVDALVDFCKKEKVDGVITGFVDILLKPYMEVCKQLGLPCYITDKMLSMSTNKVDFKNTCDKYGVPVPQTYLMDGKIDDTTLQKITYPVFVKPLDGSGSRGAGVCYNEKELKERFADAVSYSASGNAIIEDYISGREFLLDYIAVGGEFRLLSIFDRFMASDRGSAINYSTISMSPSKAVDYYLEKINPAVINMFKSEGFTDGVLFMQGYFDGKNVKFFEMGCRLGGSYFNHEQACLGYNAMDMIIRFALTGKMVEDIGTISEESARYKKFALDCNYLLKGADQTVAKIVGMDKVEALPECIEIQKYHDVGYHYGKDRTVDRPIMVAEIVAENRAEVERLVNFINKEYDVFNEHGESLLMEKLNPEALFN; encoded by the coding sequence ATGAACGACCTCAAGGGAAAGAAACTTCTCATCATCGGTGCTACCACGACAGAATGCGATATCGTCCGCTACGCAAAGGCGGCCGGCGTGTACACCATCGTCGCCGATTACCTCCCTGATTCCCCGGCCAAAAAGGTGGCCGACAAACCTGTATTGATTAACGCACTTGACGTTGACGCCCTGGTCGATTTCTGCAAGAAAGAAAAAGTTGACGGCGTCATTACCGGTTTTGTAGACATATTGCTCAAGCCGTATATGGAAGTCTGCAAGCAGCTCGGCTTGCCATGCTACATTACCGATAAAATGCTGAGCATGTCGACCAACAAGGTTGACTTCAAGAACACCTGCGACAAGTATGGTGTACCTGTTCCGCAGACTTACCTGATGGACGGCAAGATTGACGACACCACCCTCCAGAAAATCACCTATCCCGTATTCGTGAAGCCGCTCGACGGCAGCGGATCCCGCGGAGCCGGCGTGTGCTACAACGAAAAGGAACTAAAAGAACGCTTCGCCGACGCGGTCAGCTATTCTGCCAGCGGGAACGCCATTATCGAAGACTATATCAGCGGAAGGGAATTCCTGTTGGACTATATCGCTGTCGGCGGAGAATTTAGGCTGCTGTCAATCTTTGACCGTTTTATGGCCTCTGACCGCGGCAGCGCCATCAATTACTCCACAATTAGCATGTCTCCGTCAAAGGCGGTTGATTACTATCTCGAAAAGATCAACCCTGCCGTAATCAACATGTTCAAGAGCGAAGGCTTTACGGACGGTGTACTCTTTATGCAAGGGTACTTCGACGGAAAGAATGTGAAATTCTTTGAGATGGGTTGCCGTCTAGGCGGCTCGTATTTCAACCACGAACAGGCCTGCCTAGGCTACAACGCCATGGACATGATTATCCGTTTCGCATTGACTGGCAAGATGGTCGAAGACATCGGAACCATCAGCGAAGAGTCGGCAAGGTACAAGAAGTTCGCCCTGGATTGCAACTACCTGCTGAAGGGAGCCGACCAGACCGTGGCCAAAATCGTCGGCATGGACAAGGTAGAAGCCCTCCCGGAATGTATCGAAATTCAGAAATATCATGATGTCGGCTACCACTATGGCAAGGACAGGACTGTCGACAGGCCTATCATGGTTGCCGAAATTGTTGCCGAAAACAGGGCCGAAGTCGAAAGACTCGTTAACTTCATCAATAAGGAATACGATGTTTTCAACGAACACGGAGAATCCCTGTTAATGGAAAAACTCAACCCCGAAGCCTTGTTTAACTAA
- a CDS encoding DegT/DnrJ/EryC1/StrS aminotransferase family protein, with product MRPIGGYFEWEFPSAKGQQLHKNAVYLNSGRHALEYILKGLGNIHCLWIPYFTCDAVMLPIQRVGVSWKFYHINEKLEIADNLELGENEFILYTNYYGIKDEYSKLLAKQYGEKLILDNAQALYCRSVSSSHQFYSPRKFMGMPDGGLAVTTVPDTTGELPIDKSFDRCKHLLKRIELPPSEGYSDFKDVSKAITEAPLCQMSNLSKSIFASVDLDGIKHKRRENFESIHKALNASNRLQIPSIDSFECPLVYPYWADNGDSLKKKLIEQQVFVATYWPNVFEWAKQNDLEYELANHVVCIPIDQRYGNEDMKRIASIIL from the coding sequence ATGAGACCAATCGGCGGATATTTTGAATGGGAATTCCCTTCGGCAAAAGGACAGCAACTGCACAAAAATGCGGTTTACCTGAATAGTGGCCGCCATGCACTCGAATACATTCTGAAAGGTCTCGGGAACATTCACTGCCTTTGGATACCCTATTTCACTTGCGACGCCGTCATGTTGCCAATTCAAAGAGTCGGTGTCTCTTGGAAGTTTTACCACATCAATGAAAAACTCGAAATCGCCGACAACCTGGAACTTGGCGAAAACGAATTCATTCTCTACACAAACTACTACGGAATCAAGGACGAATACAGCAAGCTGCTTGCAAAACAATATGGCGAAAAGCTCATATTGGACAACGCACAGGCTCTTTATTGCAGGTCTGTTTCGAGTTCGCACCAGTTTTACAGCCCGCGCAAATTTATGGGCATGCCAGACGGCGGCCTTGCCGTAACGACCGTTCCCGACACCACAGGCGAATTGCCGATTGACAAATCCTTTGACCGTTGCAAGCACCTTTTGAAACGAATTGAATTGCCCCCCTCTGAAGGATACAGCGACTTTAAGGATGTGAGCAAGGCCATTACAGAAGCCCCGCTTTGTCAAATGAGCAATCTGTCGAAATCCATTTTTGCCTCTGTCGATCTTGACGGCATCAAGCACAAGAGACGTGAAAATTTCGAGAGCATTCACAAAGCCTTGAATGCCTCCAACCGGCTACAAATTCCTTCCATAGATTCTTTCGAATGTCCGCTGGTTTACCCCTATTGGGCGGACAACGGCGACTCCCTCAAGAAAAAGCTTATCGAGCAGCAAGTATTCGTCGCCACTTATTGGCCCAACGTCTTTGAATGGGCCAAGCAAAACGACTTGGAATACGAACTGGCAAACCACGTGGTTTGCATTCCCATCGACCAACGTTATGGGAATGAAGATATGAAAAGAATAGCAAGCATTATCCTGTAA
- a CDS encoding ATP-grasp domain-containing protein — translation MPQKRLMLLGGLRYLLPIIEEAHRLGVHVITADYLPNNIAHKYSDEYCNVSIIDKDAVLKAALELKIDGILSHAVDPGVVSAAYVAEKMGLPFQCSYEAACILQDKSLFRKFLSEHGFNCPKAKGYTDIEDALKDADYFNWPVIVKPVDSAGSKGVTKVVDKANLRSAIETALSASISKNFIVEDFLDKVGAQSSADVFTVDGKLVYPAYSDQLFDKNAANPYTPAIEIWPASMEQSFQDDLTAQLQRLFTLLGVKSGIYNVESRVCSDGKAYIMEVSPRGGGNRIAELQDMATGQSLIANEIKKALGMPMDDITTPQYDGVWCNYILHSYEEGTLVSIEIEPAFKSKYVRDVGLIVKPGDHITPFKGANNSLGTLFLRFDTREELDKAISNPDSWVHIKLK, via the coding sequence ATGCCGCAAAAGAGGTTGATGCTTTTGGGCGGGCTCCGTTATCTGCTCCCTATAATCGAGGAAGCCCACAGGCTGGGAGTCCATGTGATTACAGCAGACTACCTGCCGAACAACATTGCGCACAAGTATTCCGACGAGTATTGCAATGTAAGCATCATCGACAAAGATGCCGTACTCAAGGCTGCACTGGAACTGAAAATTGACGGAATCCTCTCGCACGCAGTAGACCCGGGCGTTGTCTCTGCAGCCTACGTTGCCGAGAAAATGGGGCTACCATTCCAGTGCAGCTACGAAGCCGCCTGCATTCTGCAGGACAAGTCCTTGTTCCGAAAGTTTCTCTCCGAGCACGGTTTCAACTGTCCGAAGGCGAAGGGCTACACTGACATCGAGGACGCCCTGAAGGACGCCGACTATTTCAACTGGCCCGTCATCGTAAAACCCGTAGATTCCGCCGGAAGCAAGGGCGTCACGAAGGTCGTTGACAAAGCCAACCTGAGATCCGCCATCGAGACAGCGCTCTCGGCCTCCATTTCAAAGAACTTCATCGTCGAAGACTTCTTGGACAAGGTTGGCGCACAGTCCAGCGCAGACGTCTTCACAGTGGACGGGAAACTCGTCTACCCAGCCTATTCCGACCAGCTGTTTGACAAAAACGCAGCAAATCCATACACGCCCGCAATAGAGATCTGGCCAGCATCGATGGAACAGAGTTTTCAGGACGATCTGACCGCGCAACTGCAGCGTCTGTTCACGCTACTCGGTGTGAAATCCGGCATCTACAACGTGGAAAGCCGCGTGTGCTCCGACGGCAAGGCCTACATCATGGAAGTCTCCCCCCGCGGCGGCGGGAACCGTATCGCCGAATTGCAAGACATGGCGACCGGCCAAAGCCTCATCGCCAACGAGATCAAGAAGGCTCTCGGCATGCCAATGGACGACATCACCACACCGCAATACGACGGAGTCTGGTGCAACTATATCCTGCATTCTTACGAAGAGGGCACGCTCGTTTCCATCGAAATCGAACCCGCATTCAAGAGCAAGTATGTTCGCGACGTGGGCCTGATTGTAAAGCCCGGAGACCACATTACACCTTTCAAGGGCGCAAACAATTCGCTTGGCACGCTGTTCCTACGCTTTGATACCCGCGAGGAACTCGACAAGGCCATCAGCAATCCCGATTCGTGGGTACACATCAAGCTTAAATAG
- a CDS encoding DegT/DnrJ/EryC1/StrS aminotransferase family protein has protein sequence MEDKLITVTSPLLPSLDDFIPMLKDIWDRKWLTNNGHYHKELEKALAEYLGVEYISLFTNGTLPLITALQAMRITGEVITTPYSFVATTHSIWWNGLKPVFVDIEESTGNIDPEKIEAAITPHTTAIMPVHVYGTPCNTKRIQEIADIYGLKVIYDAAHAFGVKVNGESILNHGDMSTLSFHATKVYNTVEGGALVCHDAATKRRIDFLKNFGFNGETTVVAPGINSKMDEIRAAYGLLNLKQVDGAIAKRKATAEKYREALKDIPGVRCLQDIEGVHHNYAYFPIFVDEKEYGMSRDALYAKLQEHNIYGRRYFYPLISTFSAYKGLESANPKNLPVAHKLADQVLCLPMFAGLDEESANRVIDVVKNKR, from the coding sequence ATGGAAGATAAACTGATTACCGTCACGTCCCCCCTTCTTCCTTCTTTGGATGACTTTATCCCGATGCTCAAGGATATTTGGGACCGCAAATGGCTCACCAACAACGGTCACTACCACAAGGAACTTGAGAAAGCCCTTGCCGAGTATCTCGGAGTCGAATATATCAGTTTGTTCACGAACGGCACGCTCCCGCTCATCACGGCATTGCAGGCCATGAGAATCACCGGTGAAGTGATTACCACCCCGTACAGTTTTGTCGCAACAACACATTCCATCTGGTGGAATGGCCTCAAGCCCGTCTTTGTCGACATCGAGGAATCCACGGGAAACATCGATCCTGAAAAAATCGAAGCCGCCATTACGCCGCACACAACGGCAATCATGCCCGTACATGTTTACGGCACTCCATGCAATACAAAACGAATTCAAGAAATCGCAGACATTTACGGACTTAAGGTCATCTATGATGCGGCACATGCCTTTGGCGTCAAGGTGAACGGAGAATCTATCCTAAACCACGGTGATATGAGTACGCTCAGTTTTCACGCCACTAAGGTCTACAACACCGTCGAAGGCGGAGCACTGGTTTGCCACGATGCTGCAACCAAAAGAAGAATTGACTTCCTCAAAAATTTCGGTTTTAACGGAGAAACGACCGTGGTTGCTCCCGGCATCAACAGCAAGATGGACGAAATCCGCGCGGCCTACGGTCTGTTGAACCTGAAGCAGGTAGACGGCGCCATTGCGAAGCGAAAGGCAACCGCCGAAAAGTACCGAGAAGCCCTCAAGGACATCCCCGGCGTACGCTGTCTGCAGGATATCGAGGGCGTGCACCATAACTACGCCTACTTCCCGATTTTCGTTGACGAGAAGGAATACGGCATGAGCCGCGACGCACTCTACGCGAAACTGCAAGAACACAACATCTACGGACGCCGTTACTTCTACCCCCTCATCAGCACATTCAGTGCCTACAAGGGGCTTGAATCCGCCAATCCGAAAAACCTCCCTGTTGCCCACAAGCTCGCCGACCAAGTGCTCTGCCTGCCCATGTTCGCAGGCCTCGACGAAGAAAGTGCGAACCGAGTCATCGACGTCGTCAAGAACAAAAGGTAA